From Daucus carota subsp. sativus chromosome 6, DH1 v3.0, whole genome shotgun sequence, the proteins below share one genomic window:
- the LOC108226747 gene encoding metal tolerance protein 9 isoform X1: MPVSWNDPLKDFLLNKAFILHKRSTAKCLKYSPCLLSLFLWVEIQHASCNILVKRIKQCLLSIFIHYRTELLSPAAAVGAENSVVLQRGPSWRLNFDDHPLPEGRDDSFFSFGWSKRKITAYYKRQGKLLENYNEMDSFIELGRLPGSLTESEMSQLARSERMAIHASNIANVVLFAAKVYASVESRSLAVIASTLDSLLDILSGFILWFTAYAMKKPNQYRYPIGKTRMQPVGIVVFASVMATLGIQILFESGQQLVMKTQPDRDPEKEKWMIGIMVSVTVIKFALLVYCRQFKNDIVQAYAMDHFFDVITNSIGLTTAILAIQFRWWIDPLGAILIALYTMSTWSRTVMTNVWSLIGRTAPPEFISKLTYLIWNHHEEIKHIATVRAYTFGSLYFVEVDIVLPGEMSLSQTHNIGETLQEKLEQLPEIERAFVHTDFQHGHFPEHMPKKFN, translated from the exons atgcctGTTTCCTGGAATGATCCTCTAAAGGATTTCCTGCTTAACAAAGCTTTCATACTTCATAAAAGGTCAACTGCTAAATGTCTGAAATATTCACCCTGTTTGTTGTCACTATTTTTGTGGGTGGAAATCCAACATGCTTCATGCAACATTCTTGTGAAACGCATCAAACAATGCTTGTTATCCATCTTTATAC ATTATAGGACTGAGCTTCTGTCACCTGCAGCAGCAGTTGGAGCTGAAAATAGTGTTGTCCTGCAAAGAGGGCCGTCTTGGCGTCTCAATTTTGATGATCACCCTTTGCCTGAGGGCCGAGATGATTCGTTTTTTAGCTTTGGat GGAGCAAAAGAAAGATTACGGCATATTACAAGAGGCAGGGGAAACTTCTTGAAAATTACAATGAGATGGATTCTTTTATTGAATTAGGCCGATTGCCTGGAAGCTTAACCGAG TCTGAAATGAGTCAGCTGGCGAGGAGCGAAAGGATGGCCATTCATGCATCAAACATCGCGAATGTTGTGTTATTTGCTGCAAAAGTTTATGCATCTGTTGAGAGTAGATCACTGGCTGTAATTGCGTCGACATTGGACTCCCTTCTGGATATTCTATCAGGATTCATCCTCTGGTTCACTGCTTATGCCATGAAAAAACCAAATCAGTATCGATATCCAATTGGAAAAACACGAATGCAACCTGTT GGTATAGTAGTTTTTGCATCAGTTATGGCTACACTGGGGATACAAATACTTTTCGAATCTGGACAGCAGCTTGTCATGAAG ACACAACCAGATAGAGATCCAGAGAAAGAGAAGTGGATGATAGGGATCATGGTGTCAGTGACAGTGATCAAGTTTGCGCTGCTGGTGTATTGTCGCCAGTTCAAAAATGACATCGTTCAAGCTTATGCAATGGACCATTTCTTTGATGTCATTACCAACTCTATTGGTCTTACAACAGCAATTTTAGCCATACAGTTCCGCTGGTGGATTGATCCTCTCGGAGCTATCTTG ATCGCATTATACACGATGAGTACATGGTCAAGAACAGTAATGACAAATGTATGGTCACTAATTGGACGAACAGCCCCTCCTGAATTCATCTCAAAACTAACGTATCTGATATGGAACCATCACGAAGAAATCAAGCACATTGCTACTGTCAGAGCTTACACATTCGGATCTCTATACTTCGTAGAAGTTGACATAGTTTTGCCAGGGGAAATGTCACTCAGCCAAACACACAATATTGGCGAGACATTGCAAGAAAAGCTGGAGCAGCTGCCAGAAATCGAGAGAGCTTTTGTTCATACAGATTTCCAGCACGGCCATTTTCCGGAGCACATGCCTAAGAAGTTCAATTGA
- the LOC108226747 gene encoding metal tolerance protein 9 isoform X2 has product MSEIFTLFVVTIFVGGNPTCFMQHSCETHQTMLVIHLYTYDYRTELLSPAAAVGAENSVVLQRGPSWRLNFDDHPLPEGRDDSFFSFGWSKRKITAYYKRQGKLLENYNEMDSFIELGRLPGSLTESEMSQLARSERMAIHASNIANVVLFAAKVYASVESRSLAVIASTLDSLLDILSGFILWFTAYAMKKPNQYRYPIGKTRMQPVGIVVFASVMATLGIQILFESGQQLVMKTQPDRDPEKEKWMIGIMVSVTVIKFALLVYCRQFKNDIVQAYAMDHFFDVITNSIGLTTAILAIQFRWWIDPLGAILIALYTMSTWSRTVMTNVWSLIGRTAPPEFISKLTYLIWNHHEEIKHIATVRAYTFGSLYFVEVDIVLPGEMSLSQTHNIGETLQEKLEQLPEIERAFVHTDFQHGHFPEHMPKKFN; this is encoded by the exons ATGTCTGAAATATTCACCCTGTTTGTTGTCACTATTTTTGTGGGTGGAAATCCAACATGCTTCATGCAACATTCTTGTGAAACGCATCAAACAATGCTTGTTATCCATCTTTATACGTATG ATTATAGGACTGAGCTTCTGTCACCTGCAGCAGCAGTTGGAGCTGAAAATAGTGTTGTCCTGCAAAGAGGGCCGTCTTGGCGTCTCAATTTTGATGATCACCCTTTGCCTGAGGGCCGAGATGATTCGTTTTTTAGCTTTGGat GGAGCAAAAGAAAGATTACGGCATATTACAAGAGGCAGGGGAAACTTCTTGAAAATTACAATGAGATGGATTCTTTTATTGAATTAGGCCGATTGCCTGGAAGCTTAACCGAG TCTGAAATGAGTCAGCTGGCGAGGAGCGAAAGGATGGCCATTCATGCATCAAACATCGCGAATGTTGTGTTATTTGCTGCAAAAGTTTATGCATCTGTTGAGAGTAGATCACTGGCTGTAATTGCGTCGACATTGGACTCCCTTCTGGATATTCTATCAGGATTCATCCTCTGGTTCACTGCTTATGCCATGAAAAAACCAAATCAGTATCGATATCCAATTGGAAAAACACGAATGCAACCTGTT GGTATAGTAGTTTTTGCATCAGTTATGGCTACACTGGGGATACAAATACTTTTCGAATCTGGACAGCAGCTTGTCATGAAG ACACAACCAGATAGAGATCCAGAGAAAGAGAAGTGGATGATAGGGATCATGGTGTCAGTGACAGTGATCAAGTTTGCGCTGCTGGTGTATTGTCGCCAGTTCAAAAATGACATCGTTCAAGCTTATGCAATGGACCATTTCTTTGATGTCATTACCAACTCTATTGGTCTTACAACAGCAATTTTAGCCATACAGTTCCGCTGGTGGATTGATCCTCTCGGAGCTATCTTG ATCGCATTATACACGATGAGTACATGGTCAAGAACAGTAATGACAAATGTATGGTCACTAATTGGACGAACAGCCCCTCCTGAATTCATCTCAAAACTAACGTATCTGATATGGAACCATCACGAAGAAATCAAGCACATTGCTACTGTCAGAGCTTACACATTCGGATCTCTATACTTCGTAGAAGTTGACATAGTTTTGCCAGGGGAAATGTCACTCAGCCAAACACACAATATTGGCGAGACATTGCAAGAAAAGCTGGAGCAGCTGCCAGAAATCGAGAGAGCTTTTGTTCATACAGATTTCCAGCACGGCCATTTTCCGGAGCACATGCCTAAGAAGTTCAATTGA
- the LOC108192805 gene encoding zinc transporter 1, whose amino-acid sequence MFRYQVCPHNYTIILCLVFILLPPLAFGMSTCDNEASKESKGSESLKFKLVAIASILVAGGIGVSLPQLGRKIEALNPENDIFFMIKAFAAGVILATGFVHILPDAFDTLSSPCLKENPWGKFPFAGFVAMMSSIGTLMIDSLASGFYTRSHFKKSKQLIVDEEKVGDDEHSGHVHIHTHGTHGHAHGSVVPSEEQEAGDPDLLRHRIISQVLELGVIIHSIVIGITLGASQSPETIKTLLAALSFHQFFEGLGLGGCISQARFRSLHTILMAVFFSLTTPIGIAIGIGICSVYSENTPTALIVQGIFNSASAGILIYMALVDLLAADFMDPKMQSNIRLQVAANISLLLGAGCMSILAKWA is encoded by the exons ATGTTTAGATATCAAGTTTGTCCACATAACTATACCATAATATTATGCCTGGTCTTTATTCTGCTCCCACCTCTAGCCTTTGGGATGTCCACCTGTGACAATGAAGCTTCGAAAGAGAGTAAAGGAAGTGAGTCCTTGAAGTTTAAACTAGTAGCCATCGCGTCGATACTTGTTGCTGGTGGGATCGGTGTGAGCCTCCCACAGCTAGGGAGGAAAATAGAAGCACTTAACCCGGAGAATGACATATTCTTCATGATCAAAGCCTTTGCAGCTGGTGTGATTCTTGCAACAGGATTTGTCCACATACTACCAGATGCATTTGATACTTTGAGTTCACCGTGCCTTAAGGAGAATCCATGGGGGAAATTTCCTTTTGCAGGATTTGTGGCAATGATGTCTTCTATTGGAACACTTATGATAGATTCCTTGGCGTCTGGTTTTTACACAAGATCACACTTTAAGAAGTCGAAGCAGTTGATTGTGGATGAAGAGAAGGTTGGTGATGATGAACACAGTGGTCATGTACACATTCATACACATGGAACACACGGCCATGCTCATGGCTCTGTCGTCCCTTCTGAAGAGCAAGAAGCTGGTGATCCAGACCTTTTGAGGCATCGGATCATATCACAG GTTCTTGAGCTGGGAGTAATCATCCATTCAATAGTTATTGGAATTACCTTAGGAGCTTCGCAAAGTCCAGAAACAATAAAGACTTTACTTGCAGCCTTGTCCTTCCACCAATTTTTCGAGGGATTGGGGCTTGGTGGATGCATTTCTCAG GCAAGATTCAGATCTCTACATACAATACTTATGGCAGTATTTTTCTCCCTCACCACCCCAATTGGGATTGCTATTGGCATTGGAATTTGTAGCGTTTACAGCGAAAATACCCCCACTGCTCTGATTGTTCAGGGGATATTCAACTCTGCTTCCGCTGGAATTCTGATTTACATGGCACTTGTGGACCTACTAGCAGCAGATTTTATGGACCCAAAAATGCAAAGCAACATAAGGCTTCAAGTAGCAGCAAACATATCATTGCTTCTTGGAGCTGGTTGTATGTCGATTTTGGCCAAATGGGCTTGA
- the LOC108225351 gene encoding myb family transcription factor IPN2 encodes MFHSSSKKVNNSTNMNPSHHENRGMSACVQGDSGLVLTTDPKPRLRWTVELHERFVDAVTQLGGPDKATPKTIMRVMGVKGLTLYHLKSHLQKFRLGKQPHKEFSDHSIKDASALELQRNSASSSGLMARSMNEMQMEVQRRLHEQLEVQRHLQLRIEAQGKYMQTILEKACQTLAGENGENMANSSYRGLPDHFSGTKEYGHPLNFPSFQDLNLYGGDQQLELQPTMDRSSSLDGFMSNNEDDTCIGKKRPNPNYTSGSGKSPIIWSDDLRLHELSGNAASCVGSQDNDHFKGDHDQIQIEGGDMDSVADIYERKPILGGVSIDDKKFDALSKLERPSSRRPSLQPERMSPMIGGGISRGTSPFG; translated from the exons atgTTCCATTCTTCCTCGAAGAAGGTAAACAACAGTACAAATATGAATCCATCGCACCACGAAAACCGAGGCATGTCAGCATGTGTTCAAGGCGACTCCGGCCTGGTTCTCACCACCGACCCTAAACCGCGCCTCCGCTGGACCGTCGAGCTCCATGAACGCTTTGTCGATGCGGTTACTCAGCTCGGCGGACCTGATA AGGCGACACCGAAGACGATTATGAGAGTTATGGGTGTGAAGGGGCTTACTCTTTATCATCTAAAGAGTCACCTTCAG AAATTCAGGCTCGGAAAACAGCCCCACAAGGAATTTAGTGATCACTCCATTAAAGATG CTTCTGCTTTAGAACTCCAGAGGAATTCTGCATCCTCCTCCGGATTGATGGCCCGTAGCATGAATGA GATGCAAATGGAGGTGCAAAGAAGGCTGCATGAACAATTAGAG GTGCAACGACACCTCCAATTGAGAATTGAAGCTCAAGGGAAGTACATGCAAACAATCCTGGAGAAAGCTTGCCAAACTCTTGCTGGTGAAAACGGTGAAAACATGGCGAATTCCAGCTACCGGGGATTACCTGATCATTTTTCTGGCACAAAAGAGTATGGCCATCCCCTCAACTTTCCTTCGTTTCAGGATCTTAACTTATATGGAGGTGACCAACAACTTGAACTTCAACCGACCATGGATAGATCATCCTCCCTTGATGGCTTTATGTCGAACAATGAAGACGACACTTGTATTGGCAAAAAGAGGCCTAACCCTAATTATACTAGTGGGAGCGGCAAGAGTCCTATAATTTGGTCAGACGATCTTCGTCTGCATGAGCTAAGTGGAAATGCAGCTTCGTGTGTTGGATCTCAAGATAATGATCATTTCAAAGGTGATCATGATCAGATTCAGATTGAAGGTGGTGATATGGATTCCGTGGCTGACATATATGAACGAAAGCCCATCCTTGGCGGAGTGTCTATTGATGATAAGAAATTTGATGCATTGTCTAAATTAGAAAGGCCTTCGTCCAGAAGACCTTCTCTGCAACCGGAAAGGATGAGCCCTATGATCGGTGGTGGCATATCACGAGGAACTTCTCCGTTTGGGTGA
- the LOC135147294 gene encoding uncharacterized protein LOC135147294 → MQNGASFIWAGLMTAKNSLRDGFRWVLGDGRDIDAIKNPWLQNKAGFEVDQTVNYGVDRIPVADFILSDSRCWDVAKVTDFFSDQDAQLILATSLPQRSVKDRLAWPRTSNGQYSVKFGYQHWCDTNLCTNGIVQNVEHLLHLFFDCPFATSCWQYVGMPLDMSTVEYAPDWLLQKLNEASHEEIVLIARVLWGIWFFRNKKVWENKTVNDMVAMEWSAKYFADWRMAKESPLNTDAAIKLGENTFAVGLILRDHRGDFVGGKVRSLPMVSSVFEAEITAIQEGLRWLSTLSYQHVTIESDSMLAVKALTQSHDNILEIGFLLDECRYMIFSSPGFSLTFAKRQANKAAHLMARLPCLPGCQSIYTSPQVAKAFTRLLRTCCWRLYCLIFLLNGIRKTDVENGITGKGPRIEYDIFSKALMAEVIVLISVMDYYQLKKRRQQNTVDSGLVTGVDDKTTYTMDQRKN, encoded by the exons ATGCAGAATGGAGCTAGTTTCATCTGGGCGGGGTTGATGACAGCAAAAAATTCTCTCCGGGATGGGTTCAGATGGGTACTGGGGGATGGCAGGGACATTGATGCGATCAAGAATCCATGGCTCCAGAACAAAGCTGGTTTCGAGGTTGATCAAACTGTGAATTATGGAGTTGACAGAATCCCCGTTGCAGATTTTATTCTGAGTGACTCTAGATGCTGGGATGTGGCCAAGGTTACagatttcttttctgatcaggacGCTCAGCTGATTTTGGCAACTTCCCTCCCTCAACGTAGTGTTAAGGACCGTCTTGCTTGGCCACGGACGTCAAATGGACAGTATAGTGTTAAATTCGGGTATCAACACTGGTGCGATACGAATTTGTGCACCAACGGGATTGTGCAAA ATGTAGAGCATCTCCTTCACCTATTTTTTGACTGTCCTTTTGCTACGAGCTGTTGGCAGTATGTGGGAATGCCTCTAGACATGAGCACAGTGGAGTATGCGCCAGATTGGCTTCTCCAGAAGCTGAACGAAGCAAGTCATGAAGAGATCGTTCTAATAGCTAGAGTTCTATGGGGCATCTGGTTTTTCCGAAACAAGAAAGTCTGGGAGAATAAAACGGTGAATGATATGGTAGCAATGGAATGGAGTGCAAAGTACTTTGCTGATTGGAGAATGGCGAAGGAGTCCCCA CTCAACACGGATGCAGCAATCAAGCTAGGAGAGAATACTTTTGCAGTGGGTCTCATATTGCGTGATCACAGAGGAGATTTTGTAGGCGGCAAGGTGAGGAGTCTGCCGATGGTTAGTTCAGTTTTTGAGGCAGAGATCACTGCTATCCAGGAAGGCCTCCGGTGGTTATCTACTCTATCTTACCAGCATGTCACTATCGAGTCTGATTCCATGCTCGCAGTGAAAGCTCTCACCCAATCCCATGACAATATTCTGGAGATTGGCTTCCTGCTGGATGAATGTCGTTATATGATCTTTTCTAGTCCAGGATTTTCTCTTACTTTTGCGAAAAGGCAGGCGAACAAAGCAGCCCATTTGATGGCTCGATTACCTTGTTTGCCAGGTTGCCAAAGCATTTACACGTCTCCTCAGGTTGCCAAAGCATTTACACGTCTCCTCCGAACTTGTTGTTGGAGACTTTATTGTCTGATATTTCTTCTTAATGGTATCag AAAAACGGATGTAGAGAACGGTATTACGGGGAAAGGACCAAGAATCGAATATGACATATTTAGTAAAGCTTTAATGGCCGAGGTCATTGTTCTGATCTCCGTGATGGATTACTATCAACTGAAGAAGAGACGTCAACAAAACACGGTCGATAGCGGTTTAGTCACCGGTGTCGACGACAAAACGACCTATACAATGGACCAAAGGAAGAACTAA
- the LOC108228154 gene encoding metacaspase-4 encodes MAKKAVLIGCNYQGTKAELKGCINDVKRMHACLIQRFGFSDDDITVLIDTDDSYTQPTGKNVRKALSDLIRSAEPGDILFVHYSGHGTRLPAETGEDDDTGYDECIVPTDMNLITDDDFKQLVDEVPSGCQITIVSDSCHSGGLVQDAEEQIGESTNSSSEGQGSGFGFKNFLHRTVDDALQSRGVHLPSKFRPHHRQEEDFDDQEVDSGDGDRGYTKSRSLPVSTLIEIFKQKTGKEDVDVGNLRPNLFDAFGDDASPKVKKFMKVILDKLQSSDGGGGGDGFMGMVGGLAQEFLKQKLDDNDESYAKPAMETKVDSKQEVYAGVSHKALPEGGVLISGCQTNQTSADASPGGNAAEAYGALSNAIQAIIEETDGQVTNHKLVTKAREMLKKQGFTQRPGLYCSDHHVEANFVC; translated from the exons ATGGCGAAGAAAGCAGTCTTGATCGGATGCAACTACCAAGGCACGAAAGCAGAGCTCAAAGGCTGCATCAACGACGTCAAGCGAATGCACGCTTGTCTGATCCAACGGTTCGGATTCTCCGACGACGATATCACCGTTCTTATCGACACCGACGACTCCTACACTCAGCCCACTGGGAAGAATGTTCGCAAGGCGCTGAGTGATCTGATTCGATCGGCTGAGCCTGGCGATATTCTGTTTGTTCATTATAGTGGGCATGGTACGCGCTTGCCGGCTGAGACTGGGGAAGATGATGATACTGGCTATGATGAGTGTATTGTGCCTACTGATATGAATCTCATTACcg ATGATGACTTCAAACAGCTAGTAGATGAAGTACCTAGTGGTTGCCAAATAACAATTGTATCTGATTCTTGCCACAGTGGGGGCCTCGTTCAGGATGCTGAAGAACAGATAGGGGAGAGCACTAATTCTTCCTCCGAGGGGCAAGGGTCAGGTTTCGGGTTCAAAAACTTTTTGCATCGGACCGTGGATGATGCACTTCAATCTCGTGGCGTTCACCTTCCTTCTAAATTCCGCCCTCATCACAGGCAGGAAGAAGACTTTGATGACCAAGAAGTTGATTCAGGAGATGGGGATCGAGGCTACACGAAGAGCAGATCCTTGCCTGTCTCTACCCTCATTGAAATATTCAAACAGAAAACTGGCAAGGAAGATGTTGATGTTGGGAATTTGAGGCCAAATCTTTTTGATGCCTTTGGAGATGATGCAAGTCCCAAAGTCAAAAAGTTCATGAAAGTTATTTTGGACAAACTCCAAAGCAgtgatggtggtggtggtggagatggGTTCATGGGGATGGTTGGAGGTTTGGCACAGGAGTTCCTCAAGCAAAAGCTCGATGACAATGATGAATCCTATGCAAAACCTGCGATGGAAACAAAGGTAGATAGCAAGCAAGAGGTTTACGCTGGTGTAAGCCATAAGGCACTTCCAGAAGGCGGTGTCCTGATTAGCGGATGCCAAACCAATCAAACATCTGCTGACGCTAGCCCTGGCGGCAATGCAGCTGAAGCTTACGGTGCTCTTAGCAATGCAATTCAGGCTATAATTGAAGAAACAGATGGTCAAGTCACTAACCACAAGCTAGTTACAAAGGCTAGGGAAATGCTGAAGAAACAAGGCTTCACCCAGCGTCCAGGTCTTTATTGCAGTGACCATCATGTGGAGGCCAATTTCGTGTGCTAG
- the LOC108226370 gene encoding peroxidase 7, with amino-acid sequence METKLLKQSVCIAIVLFLNCFGNARASLGVTSQKAKPARASKPVLHPADRLSLDYYHASCPQLEGIIQQKLQALVKKDNSLAASIIRLHFHDCFVRGCDASILLNHQGSERSAEVSKTLRGFNIIDEIKSEVERKCPKTVSCADILVAAARDTTIMVGGPFWEVPFGRKDGLISIANEAKNVPHGHENVTQLIKQFEINGLNMLDLVILSGSHTIGRSSCSAIQQRLFNYNNTRKSDPSIDISYLHYLKKKCTRLDNYVHLDVATPRIFDEVYYKNLEKKKGLLLTDQLLYSDQRTASLVHALASQPELFIIQFGVSMVKLGNVGVLTGKDQGQIRLNCNYVNKA; translated from the exons ATGGAAACCAAGCTTCTGAAACAGAGTGTTTGCATTGCCATAGTTTTGTTTCTTAATTGTTTTGGCAATGCAAGAGCAAGTTTAGGGGTCACTTCTCAGAAGGCCAAGCCTGCAAGAGCTTCGAAGCCTGTATTGCATCCCGCAGATCGACTTTCTTTAGATTATTATCATGCCTCATGTCCGCAACTTGAAGGCATTATTCAACAGAAACTGCAGGCTTTGGTTAAGAAGGACAACTCCTTGGCTGCTAGCATCATTAGGTTGCATTTTCACGATTGCTTTGTTCGG GGATGCGACGCTTCAATACTACTAAACCATCAGGGGAGCGAAAGATCTGCTGAAGTGAGCAAGACTCTGCGAGGTTTCAACATCATCGATGAGATAAAGTCTGAAGTCGAAAGGAAGTGCCCCAAGACTGTTTCTTGTGCTGATATTCTCGTGGCAGCAGCAAGAGACACCACCATAATGGTGGGAGGTCCATTCTGGGAAGTTCCCTTTGGACGAAAAGACGGCCTAATTTCCATCGCCAACGAAGCAAAAAACGTCCCCCATGGCCATGAAAACGTGACACAACTAATAAAACAATTTGAAATCAATGGCCTTAACATGCTCGACCTGGTAATTCTTTCCGGATCACATACGATAGGCCGGAGCAGCTGCTCTGCAATCCAACAACGATTGTTTAACTACAACAATACCAGAAAATCAGACCCTTCTATTGATATAAGCTACTTGCATTACTTGAAGAAGAAATGCACTAGGCTAGACAATTATGTTCATCTTGATGTCGCGACTCCAAGAATTTTCGACGAGGTTTATTACAAAAATCTGGAGAAGAAAAAAGGACTGTTGCTAACTGATCAActgctatactctgatcaacGAACTGCATCATTAGTCCATGCATTAGCATCTCAGCCGGAACTGTTCATTATTCAATTTGGGGTGTCAATGGTAAAACTTGGAAATGTTGGGGTCCTTACTGGAAAAGATCAAGGCCAAATAAGACTTAATTGTAATTATGTCAACAAAGCTTAG